A portion of the Arcobacter arenosus genome contains these proteins:
- a CDS encoding McrC family protein encodes MNYLFENQNITKSLESYIKENKSLHEHFEINFNRIKPKNRCGFLSIENENYFIIPKISNKEEQNLNIFIYMLLKAYDIKISNPDIANLQNTNFKYLELFIRFFADSLLHELKRGIYKTYITREENLKVLRGKYLIEKNFQNFYHMNIYCEFDEFSTDNELNKFFLYAIKIFKRYSSYSNLHKCDSVFDEVYYSHIDINRINFKFDRLNQRFEKSYEIAMMILKKLSPLVNNSTQKSFAFLFDMSEVFEKFIGNLYKEIDSSTLLQCERNFGNLKLKPDIKTETQIIDTKYKLVKNKDDLKTHDKYQMFTYGINFNIRDTILLYPKHILDVDEDLRLGKDYNLVNLKIKSIDLKFEDDGYKEYTEEIKNRLEKMNEF; translated from the coding sequence ATGAATTATCTATTTGAAAATCAAAATATTACAAAATCCTTAGAATCCTATATCAAAGAAAATAAATCATTACATGAACATTTTGAAATAAACTTCAATAGAATTAAACCAAAAAATAGATGTGGTTTTTTATCAATAGAAAATGAGAACTATTTCATCATTCCAAAAATCTCAAATAAAGAAGAACAAAATCTAAATATATTCATATATATGCTTTTAAAAGCTTATGATATAAAAATATCAAATCCTGATATTGCAAATTTACAAAACACAAATTTTAAATATCTTGAACTTTTTATCAGATTCTTTGCTGATTCATTACTTCATGAATTAAAAAGAGGTATTTATAAAACATATATAACAAGAGAAGAGAACTTAAAAGTATTAAGAGGTAAGTATCTTATTGAGAAAAACTTTCAAAACTTTTATCATATGAATATTTATTGTGAATTTGATGAATTTTCAACTGATAATGAACTAAACAAATTCTTTTTATATGCAATCAAAATATTTAAAAGATACTCTTCTTATTCAAATTTACATAAGTGTGATTCCGTTTTTGATGAAGTTTATTATTCTCATATAGATATAAATAGGATCAATTTTAAATTTGATAGGTTAAACCAAAGATTTGAAAAGTCTTATGAAATTGCTATGATGATATTAAAAAAGCTTTCACCATTAGTTAATAATTCAACTCAAAAAAGTTTTGCATTTTTATTTGATATGAGTGAAGTGTTTGAAAAGTTTATAGGAAATCTTTATAAAGAAATAGATTCTTCAACTTTATTGCAATGTGAAAGAAACTTTGGGAATTTAAAATTAAAACCAGATATTAAAACAGAAACTCAAATAATTGATACAAAATATAAATTAGTTAAAAATAAAGATGATTTAAAAACTCATGATAAATATCAGATGTTTACCTATGGAATAAATTTTAATATTAGAGATACCATACTTTTATATCCAAAACATATCTTGGATGTTGATGAAGATTTGAGACTTGGGAAAGATTATAATTTAGTGAATTTAAAAATTAAAAGTATTGATTTGAAATTTGAAGATGATGGATATAAAGAATATACAGAAGAGATAAAAAATAGATTGGAGAAAATGAATGAATTTTGA
- a CDS encoding McrB family protein, translated as MNFELFEKVTENNNGNIIGLNINSKPEYQEDFKNLLRDFNKFTELVCPENLSPIGLDNRWQNSGNYKKYFWNQFKINNTDIKEYTGYSIWLGVDIRGIKIQCGTTQEFSGNRQKENENIFNFIKEQVNEIFNLVGIYDSVIFSKFERNEFLDTSYDRYAALYFQYKGNNEFEDTKYFKVILKFLSEKLTNYLSSRTVASKKDYEEEFKKYWFGDMILQQNGSKYAEGTKTSYFRELTRLKDIINESIFRIDDIELLNIILNRLEKGDLEEYNKRHQNTDPSNGLKQYIIFIKNLDKLEEKYIDKGNLIKSNKNLIKNIILYGAPGVGKTHNYKKLISLIEEGKSQKEIFDSIKKNEYNDDSNEIFLNIKNEKRVEFITFHQSFGYEDFIEGFRPNEEGKIYLKDGIFKNISNSASSKVNLNEEKIINRMFKSEHRIFRIEKITNEDIFLKDEENNSDNLIQISKKMILELLENINNGNITLEEIKNRKIENLRLYFDKFYGGNNLIIYNLCKSFIEEINYINGKNFFLVIDEINRGNISKIFGELITLIEESKRDNYEVTLPYSKEKFKVPSNLYIIGTMNTTDKSIALIDVALRRRFTFLKMLPNTDLVIKGFSNEFVKLNEQIKKDLGEEYQIGHSYFMNIPESDLDFVKEYKIKPLLEEYYYGDEEKLKIALKIIGFEDNYN; from the coding sequence ATGAATTTTGAGCTTTTTGAAAAAGTTACTGAAAACAATAATGGGAATATTATTGGATTAAATATTAATTCAAAACCAGAATATCAAGAAGATTTTAAAAACTTGTTGAGAGATTTTAATAAGTTTACAGAATTAGTTTGTCCAGAGAATTTAAGTCCAATTGGACTTGATAATAGATGGCAAAATAGTGGAAATTATAAAAAGTATTTCTGGAATCAATTTAAGATAAATAATACTGATATTAAAGAATATACAGGTTATTCAATATGGCTTGGTGTAGATATTCGAGGAATTAAAATTCAATGTGGTACTACACAAGAGTTTAGTGGTAACAGACAAAAAGAAAATGAGAATATTTTTAATTTTATTAAAGAACAAGTGAATGAAATTTTTAATTTAGTTGGAATATATGATTCAGTAATTTTTTCGAAATTTGAAAGAAATGAATTTTTAGATACATCTTATGATAGATATGCTGCATTGTATTTTCAATACAAAGGAAATAATGAGTTTGAAGATACTAAATATTTCAAAGTGATATTAAAATTTTTGTCTGAAAAACTTACTAATTATTTAAGTTCCAGAACAGTTGCTTCAAAAAAAGATTATGAAGAAGAATTTAAAAAATATTGGTTTGGCGATATGATTCTTCAACAAAATGGTTCTAAATACGCGGAAGGAACTAAAACATCATATTTTAGAGAACTAACTAGACTGAAAGATATTATAAATGAAAGCATTTTTAGAATTGATGATATAGAACTTTTAAACATAATTTTGAATAGATTAGAAAAAGGTGATTTAGAAGAATACAATAAAAGACACCAGAATACTGATCCGAGTAATGGATTAAAACAATACATAATTTTTATAAAGAATTTAGATAAATTAGAAGAAAAATATATTGATAAAGGGAACCTCATAAAGAGTAATAAAAACTTAATAAAAAACATAATTCTTTATGGTGCACCCGGTGTTGGTAAAACTCATAATTATAAAAAGTTAATTTCTTTAATAGAAGAGGGTAAATCTCAAAAAGAAATATTTGATTCAATAAAAAAAAATGAATATAACGATGATTCAAATGAAATATTTTTAAATATAAAAAATGAAAAAAGAGTTGAGTTCATAACATTTCATCAAAGCTTTGGATATGAAGATTTCATTGAAGGTTTTAGACCAAATGAGGAAGGAAAAATTTATTTAAAAGATGGAATATTTAAAAATATTTCTAATTCAGCTTCTTCTAAAGTTAACTTAAATGAAGAAAAAATTATTAATCGAATGTTTAAAAGTGAGCATCGAATATTTAGAATAGAAAAAATTACCAATGAAGATATATTTTTAAAAGATGAAGAAAATAATAGTGATAATTTAATACAAATATCAAAAAAAATGATATTAGAACTTTTAGAAAATATCAATAATGGTAATATTACATTAGAAGAAATAAAAAATAGAAAAATAGAAAATTTAAGATTATATTTTGATAAGTTTTATGGAGGGAATAATTTAATCATATATAATTTATGTAAATCATTTATTGAAGAAATTAACTACATTAATGGTAAAAACTTTTTTTTAGTAATTGATGAAATTAATAGAGGTAATATCTCAAAAATATTTGGAGAATTAATTACACTTATTGAAGAATCAAAAAGAGATAATTATGAAGTTACTCTTCCTTATTCAAAAGAAAAATTTAAAGTACCATCAAATCTTTATATTATTGGAACTATGAATACTACAGATAAATCCATTGCATTAATTGACGTTGCTTTGAGAAGAAGATTTACCTTTCTTAAAATGTTACCAAATACTGATTTAGTAATTAAAGGTTTTTCAAATGAATTTGTAAAACTTAATGAACAAATTAAAAAAGACTTAGGTGAAGAGTATCAAATAGGACATAGTTATTTCATGAATATACCTGAGTCAGATTTAGACTTTGTTAAAGAATATAAAATTAAGCCATTACTAGAGGAGTATTACTATGGTGATGAAGAAAAATTAAAAATTGCATTAAAAATAATTGGATTTGAAGATAATTATAATTAA
- a CDS encoding S24 family peptidase, with protein sequence MISSNFESVMQKIRVYLQEKNDCRVFDKDIAKALEISTEHYSRSKTENKIPLQPIINFCAKENIVINYILFDQMPESLHKTTDKIISVKYFKNVNSSAGGGAFNDEENCEYLDLDLNTIKRLGGIEKAKHIEALNVTGESMEPVIKDNSIVFIDKTSITPKLNEDDVYVVNTPNGILVKQVILIEELKKIQLLSYNKLYLPEIFYCDEVTIIGKVIAVRAN encoded by the coding sequence ATGATAAGTAGTAACTTTGAATCAGTAATGCAAAAAATAAGAGTTTATCTACAAGAAAAGAATGATTGTAGAGTTTTTGATAAAGATATAGCAAAAGCTTTAGAGATATCAACTGAACATTATAGTAGATCTAAAACTGAAAATAAGATACCTTTACAGCCAATTATAAATTTCTGTGCAAAAGAGAACATTGTAATTAACTATATACTATTTGATCAAATGCCAGAATCACTTCATAAAACTACAGATAAGATTATTAGTGTTAAATACTTTAAAAATGTAAATAGTTCTGCTGGTGGTGGAGCATTTAATGATGAAGAAAATTGTGAATATTTAGATTTAGATTTAAACACAATAAAAAGACTTGGAGGAATAGAAAAAGCAAAGCATATTGAAGCATTAAATGTAACAGGTGAATCAATGGAACCAGTTATCAAAGATAATTCAATTGTTTTTATTGATAAAACATCTATAACTCCTAAATTGAATGAAGATGATGTTTATGTTGTTAATACTCCAAATGGGATATTAGTAAAACAAGTAATATTAATAGAAGAATTAAAAAAGATTCAACTTCTATCATATAACAAACTATATTTACCAGAAATATTTTATTGTGATGAAGTAACTATAATAGGAAAGGTAATAGCTGTAAGAGCTAATTAA
- a CDS encoding HU family DNA-binding protein, with the protein MNKAEFIDAVAAKAGLSKKDAKGAVDAVLDTITETLVKKETVSFIGFGTFSTADRAERTAKVPGTDKTVTVPATTVAKFKVGKALKEAVAK; encoded by the coding sequence ATGAACAAAGCTGAATTTATTGATGCAGTTGCAGCAAAAGCTGGTTTATCTAAAAAAGATGCTAAAGGTGCAGTTGACGCTGTATTAGATACTATTACTGAGACTTTAGTAAAAAAAGAAACTGTTAGTTTCATCGGATTTGGTACTTTTAGTACTGCTGATAGAGCTGAGAGAACTGCAAAAGTTCCTGGAACTGACAAAACTGTTACAGTACCAGCAACAACTGTAGCAAAATTCAAAGTTGGTAAAGCTTTAAAAGAAGCAGTAGCTAAATAA
- a CDS encoding class II aldolase and adducin N-terminal domain-containing protein: MIDPNTVKLLSNLSLTMFRKNFFGIYHGAISAKVDHNSFIINTSDAIFDEMDERSFCKLTMNKKDYRWNIASIESDIHSTIYTNIHEAKYIAFGVPIYTTAYTFDHDEIILDDYFGKTTFGKINIYDPGNFDSWYDRNALEITKYLKETNNHVMVIRGIGTYVYDRDINNLVKRVAILENSCRLLSIKSSY, translated from the coding sequence ATGATTGATCCAAATACTGTAAAACTTTTATCCAATTTATCTCTTACTATGTTTAGAAAAAATTTCTTTGGTATATATCATGGTGCAATATCTGCAAAAGTTGACCATAACTCATTTATTATAAATACATCAGATGCGATTTTTGATGAAATGGATGAAAGATCATTTTGTAAGCTAACAATGAATAAAAAAGATTATAGATGGAATATTGCAAGTATTGAATCAGATATACATTCAACTATTTATACTAATATCCACGAAGCAAAATATATTGCCTTTGGTGTTCCTATTTATACAACAGCTTATACCTTTGACCATGATGAAATTATATTAGATGATTATTTCGGTAAAACTACATTTGGTAAAATCAATATTTATGACCCTGGTAACTTCGACAGTTGGTATGATAGAAATGCTTTAGAGATTACAAAATACCTGAAAGAAACTAATAATCATGTAATGGTAATTAGAGGAATTGGTACATATGTATATGATAGAGACATAAATAATTTAGTTAAAAGAGTAGCAATTTTAGAGAACTCTTGCAGACTTTTAAGCATAAAATCATCATATTAA
- the rsmH gene encoding 16S rRNA (cytosine(1402)-N(4))-methyltransferase RsmH, whose translation MEIPHIPVLFNEVLETFSEINEGYIIDCTTGYAGHSIGLIEQNENIQLICNDQDEEALLFSKKRLEPYKNRVLFNQGNFEHVIETFRGFNIKGILADIGVSSLQLDKNERGFGFDSDTLDMRMDQTKPLDASVVVNTYSQHELERVFHDLGEVREYKKVASLIVNNRPFSSAKELADFLAKKMSKGKIHPATLPFQGIRIEVNDELGVLERLFDSIEENKPKDCIIAIISFHSLEDRIVKNYFKKWSKSCVCPKDAFRCDCGNNHALGKILTKKPIVPTKEEIRQNPRSRSSKLRVFKFD comes from the coding sequence ATGGAAATACCACATATTCCAGTACTTTTTAATGAGGTTTTGGAAACTTTTAGTGAAATCAATGAAGGTTATATTATAGATTGTACAACTGGCTATGCGGGTCATAGTATCGGTTTAATAGAACAAAATGAAAATATTCAACTAATTTGTAATGACCAAGATGAAGAAGCATTATTGTTTTCTAAAAAAAGATTAGAACCTTATAAAAATAGAGTTTTGTTCAATCAAGGAAATTTTGAACATGTAATTGAAACCTTTAGGGGATTTAATATAAAAGGAATTTTAGCAGATATTGGTGTATCATCTTTACAGCTTGATAAAAATGAAAGAGGTTTTGGTTTTGATAGTGATACCCTTGATATGAGAATGGATCAAACAAAACCATTAGATGCTTCAGTTGTAGTAAATACTTACTCTCAACATGAATTAGAAAGAGTTTTTCATGATTTAGGAGAGGTAAGAGAATATAAAAAAGTTGCTTCTTTAATTGTTAACAATAGACCATTCTCTTCTGCAAAAGAACTTGCTGATTTTTTAGCAAAAAAAATGTCAAAGGGTAAAATACATCCAGCTACATTACCTTTTCAGGGAATTAGAATTGAAGTTAATGATGAACTTGGAGTATTAGAAAGACTTTTTGATTCTATTGAGGAGAATAAACCAAAGGATTGTATTATTGCAATTATTTCTTTCCACTCACTAGAAGATAGAATAGTAAAAAACTATTTTAAAAAATGGAGTAAGTCTTGTGTTTGTCCAAAAGATGCATTTAGATGTGATTGTGGAAACAACCATGCTTTAGGAAAAATTTTAACAAAAAAGCCAATAGTTCCTACAAAAGAAGAGATTAGACAAAACCCAAGAAGTAGAAGTTCAAAATTAAGGGTTTTTAAATTTGACTAG
- a CDS encoding efflux RND transporter permease subunit, with the protein MIKTIIEFGLKKPILNHFLLFFIFILSVFAYFQIPKEIFPPSNMDAVTITGTYAGASSDLLDKIAVEDIEDELLSVGEVDKITSVIKNGYFTITAELKQGEDSNLVVDDIKDIVTKVKTNLPSDMDEPIVKNMIHNFPLITVAVYSKNNTSKEELLDIADDVKSKIQQLKDLENVSVLGKSDKELHIIFNESKIEAFNLSNTAVISAIQSLSTIFPVGIIKDTSRHYYLSTFNGEKDVETIKNTIIKVGETKLRIKDIADITYTYGDVQDKSHFNGERNVAVSISKSEEGDAIDLVKQIKEITKEFEKQYTNVQFDTYIDTSIWVKNRLNTVVSNILFGLVLLFIALLLFINVRIALVIAIGIPTSFMIGLISADALGYSLNMLSLLGALIALGMLVDEAIVVGENIYRHMEMGKDKFEAARDGAIEMYPAVLTATATTIFAFLPILLMTGQTGKFMQILPIMISILLLSSLIEAFFFLPLHANQLLTVSHEDRKSHKVWDFNKNLYRNILSYLLKGRFLALIIFVFAIFASTFILIKSSKFQFLPDFDSTQIYITGSVGVGKKIEQTEQTVFELEKQLLNTLDFKTEIQSVSSVTGMKLDGQNQPQYEEFYFQIFVNLYERAPQNSFEKYINPYLSPKYDDKDMIRSNSAQDIERIVKDKLQKYINSGDFDELKVFVPKAGIVKNDLELAVSGDNNEVRKIAQILKDELAKIKGVSNIADDSLTGNYELKFKVNAYGYELGFSEESILSELRPLYFKGTYSKMFDDKGIIDIVFKSKNKDELKSLNSFEVTVPGTNQKVLLSQVADFIKVPAYSQIFKENNKRITSVTASFTNTTSSDVFDKLNPVLEDLKTKTNVSIDVKGEQEENEKVKKEMAQAALMAIILIFIALVWMFDSMIKPLIIISTIPLSILGVYFGHFIMGVNITMPSLIGMVGLAGVIVNDGIIMMDFIKKAKNLEELKDYAVLRLRPILLTSITTVLGLSTLIFFASGQALILQPMALSLGYGILWATILNLYYVPMVYRLIYLRKS; encoded by the coding sequence ATGATAAAAACAATTATTGAGTTCGGACTTAAAAAGCCAATACTAAACCATTTTTTACTTTTCTTTATTTTTATACTATCAGTATTCGCTTATTTCCAAATCCCAAAAGAGATATTCCCGCCATCAAATATGGATGCGGTTACAATAACTGGGACTTATGCAGGAGCAAGTTCCGATTTACTTGATAAAATTGCAGTTGAAGATATTGAAGATGAACTATTAAGTGTAGGGGAAGTTGATAAAATAACATCGGTTATTAAAAATGGATATTTTACTATAACTGCTGAATTAAAGCAGGGTGAAGATTCAAATTTAGTAGTAGATGATATAAAAGATATTGTTACAAAAGTTAAAACTAATTTGCCATCAGACATGGATGAGCCAATAGTTAAAAATATGATTCATAATTTTCCTTTGATTACTGTTGCTGTTTATTCAAAAAACAATACCTCAAAAGAAGAGTTATTAGATATTGCTGATGATGTTAAATCAAAAATACAGCAATTAAAAGATTTAGAAAATGTTAGTGTTTTAGGAAAAAGTGATAAAGAGTTACATATCATTTTTAATGAATCTAAAATTGAAGCTTTTAATCTATCTAATACAGCTGTTATTAGTGCTATTCAATCATTAAGTACAATATTTCCCGTGGGGATTATTAAAGATACTTCAAGACATTATTATTTAAGTACTTTTAATGGTGAAAAAGATGTAGAAACTATTAAAAATACAATAATAAAAGTTGGAGAAACTAAACTTAGAATAAAAGATATAGCAGATATAACTTATACATATGGAGATGTTCAAGATAAGTCTCACTTTAATGGTGAAAGAAATGTAGCTGTTAGTATTAGTAAAAGCGAAGAGGGTGATGCAATTGATTTAGTAAAGCAAATTAAGGAAATTACAAAAGAGTTTGAAAAGCAATATACAAATGTGCAATTTGATACATATATTGATACTTCTATTTGGGTTAAGAATAGACTTAACACAGTAGTTTCAAATATCTTATTTGGTCTTGTACTTTTATTTATTGCCTTATTGTTATTTATTAATGTGAGAATTGCTTTAGTTATTGCAATAGGTATCCCAACTTCATTTATGATAGGACTTATCTCTGCTGATGCTTTAGGGTATAGTTTAAATATGTTATCTCTTCTTGGGGCATTAATAGCTTTAGGGATGTTAGTTGATGAAGCAATTGTTGTTGGGGAAAATATCTATAGACATATGGAGATGGGTAAAGATAAATTTGAAGCTGCTCGTGATGGTGCAATAGAGATGTACCCTGCTGTTTTAACTGCAACAGCTACAACAATATTTGCTTTTTTACCAATTTTACTTATGACTGGTCAAACTGGTAAATTTATGCAAATCTTACCAATCATGATATCAATATTATTACTTAGTTCTCTTATTGAAGCATTTTTCTTTTTACCTTTACATGCCAATCAACTACTAACGGTTAGCCATGAAGATAGAAAGTCTCATAAGGTTTGGGATTTCAATAAAAATCTCTACAGGAATATTTTATCTTATCTATTAAAAGGTAGGTTTTTAGCTTTGATAATTTTTGTTTTTGCAATATTTGCATCAACTTTTATTCTTATTAAATCTTCAAAATTTCAATTTTTACCAGATTTTGATTCTACACAGATTTATATAACTGGTTCAGTTGGTGTTGGTAAAAAAATTGAACAGACTGAACAAACAGTATTTGAATTGGAAAAACAACTTTTAAATACACTTGATTTTAAAACCGAAATCCAATCAGTTAGTTCTGTTACAGGAATGAAACTTGATGGACAAAATCAACCTCAGTATGAAGAGTTTTATTTTCAGATATTTGTTAATTTATATGAAAGAGCACCACAAAATAGTTTTGAAAAATATATAAATCCATATCTTTCTCCTAAATATGATGATAAAGATATGATTAGAAGTAATAGTGCTCAAGATATAGAGAGAATAGTAAAAGATAAGTTACAAAAATATATAAACTCAGGTGATTTTGATGAGCTAAAAGTATTTGTACCAAAGGCGGGGATTGTTAAAAATGATTTAGAATTAGCTGTCTCAGGAGATAATAATGAGGTTAGAAAAATTGCACAAATACTTAAAGATGAATTAGCTAAGATTAAAGGTGTATCAAATATAGCTGATGATTCTTTAACAGGAAATTATGAACTTAAATTTAAAGTAAATGCATATGGTTATGAATTAGGTTTTTCAGAAGAATCAATATTAAGTGAACTTAGACCTTTATATTTTAAAGGTACTTATTCAAAAATGTTTGATGATAAAGGAATTATTGATATTGTATTTAAAAGTAAAAATAAAGATGAATTAAAATCTTTAAATTCCTTTGAAGTTACTGTTCCTGGAACTAATCAAAAAGTATTATTATCTCAAGTTGCTGATTTTATTAAAGTTCCTGCATACTCGCAAATTTTTAAAGAAAACAATAAGAGAATTACAAGTGTTACAGCATCATTTACTAATACAACCTCTAGTGATGTTTTTGACAAATTAAATCCTGTATTAGAAGATTTAAAAACAAAAACAAATGTAAGTATTGATGTAAAAGGTGAGCAAGAAGAGAATGAAAAAGTAAAAAAAGAGATGGCTCAAGCTGCCTTAATGGCTATCATTTTAATTTTTATTGCCTTAGTATGGATGTTTGATTCTATGATTAAACCTCTTATCATAATAAGCACCATTCCTTTATCTATTTTAGGTGTTTATTTTGGACATTTTATTATGGGTGTAAATATAACAATGCCAAGTTTAATTGGTATGGTTGGACTTGCTGGTGTAATTGTAAATGATGGTATTATTATGATGGATTTCATTAAAAAAGCTAAAAATTTAGAAGAGTTAAAAGACTATGCAGTTTTAAGACTTAGACCTATTTTATTAACTTCTATTACAACTGTATTAGGTTTGAGTACATTGATATTTTTTGCTTCAGGTCAAGCTTTGATTTTACAACCAATGGCCTTGTCATTAGGATATGGAATATTATGGGCAACAATTTTAAATCTTTATTATGTACCAATGGTTTATAGACTTATTTATTTAAGAAAAAGTTAA
- a CDS encoding SDR family oxidoreductase, whose translation MKVLLTGSTGYIGRRLKQRLSNRDDIDLKIFVRNKKSHSNLTLNSFEVFEGDTFDKEKLEIALQGVDTAFYLIHSLNNKNYKDLDKISAKNFIEAAEKCGVKRVIYLGGLGVKNENTSEHLLSRIETGEVLSSSKKVQTIWIRAGVIIGSGSTSFEIIRNLTEKLPIMTTPKWVYTKTQAIGVDDVLNYLEQSIDLESKENLVVDIGSEQLTYKDMMIQTAEALELKRIIIPLPFLSITLSSYWLNLFTPVQFTVAKALIEGLKSEVVIQNNNAEKYFPNIKPISYKEAVKKAIKEIKSNQVISRWSDTGGRIWEQNHTQEIADAIFVDRKERTIKNISKEAIYKSFISIGGKNGWFAYDFLWEIRGVLDKLIGGVGLKRGRRSQNDLRIGESLDFWKVVDIKENERLLLFAQMKLPGLAWLEFKIEDNKLIQSAYYYPKGVFGRLYWYSLIPIHYLVFNNMIDSIIKKSANDD comes from the coding sequence ATGAAAGTTTTGTTAACAGGCTCAACAGGATATATTGGAAGAAGATTAAAACAAAGACTATCAAACAGAGATGATATAGACTTAAAAATTTTTGTACGAAATAAAAAATCTCACTCAAACTTAACTTTAAATAGTTTTGAAGTTTTTGAAGGGGATACTTTTGACAAAGAAAAACTTGAAATCGCCTTGCAAGGTGTTGATACAGCTTTTTATCTAATTCATTCACTTAATAATAAAAACTATAAAGATTTAGATAAAATCTCAGCTAAAAATTTTATAGAAGCTGCTGAGAAATGTGGTGTAAAAAGAGTGATATACCTTGGTGGCTTAGGTGTGAAAAATGAAAATACAAGTGAACATCTACTAAGTAGAATTGAAACTGGTGAAGTTCTTTCTTCATCTAAAAAAGTACAAACTATATGGATTAGAGCTGGGGTTATAATTGGTTCAGGGAGTACAAGTTTTGAGATAATTAGAAACTTAACTGAAAAACTTCCTATTATGACTACACCTAAATGGGTTTATACTAAAACGCAAGCAATAGGTGTTGATGATGTTTTAAACTATTTAGAACAATCTATAGATTTAGAATCAAAAGAAAATTTAGTTGTAGATATTGGAAGTGAACAACTTACCTATAAAGATATGATGATACAAACAGCTGAAGCTTTAGAGTTAAAAAGGATAATAATCCCCCTACCTTTTTTATCAATTACACTTTCATCTTATTGGTTAAATCTATTTACTCCTGTACAATTTACCGTTGCAAAAGCTTTAATTGAAGGATTAAAATCTGAAGTTGTAATTCAAAATAACAATGCAGAAAAATATTTTCCAAATATAAAACCAATAAGTTATAAAGAGGCTGTAAAAAAAGCGATTAAAGAGATAAAATCAAATCAAGTAATTAGTAGATGGAGTGATACTGGTGGAAGAATTTGGGAGCAAAATCATACTCAAGAAATTGCTGATGCAATTTTTGTAGATAGAAAAGAAAGAACGATAAAAAATATTAGTAAGGAAGCTATATACAAAAGTTTTATCTCAATTGGTGGCAAAAATGGTTGGTTTGCCTATGATTTTCTTTGGGAAATAAGAGGAGTTTTAGATAAATTAATTGGTGGGGTTGGACTAAAAAGAGGAAGAAGAAGCCAAAATGATTTAAGAATTGGTGAGTCATTGGACTTTTGGAAAGTTGTTGATATTAAAGAGAATGAAAGACTTTTACTTTTTGCTCAAATGAAACTTCCAGGTCTTGCATGGTTAGAGTTTAAAATTGAAGATAATAAACTAATTCAATCAGCTTATTATTATCCAAAAGGTGTTTTTGGTAGATTGTATTGGTATAGTTTAATCCCTATTCATTATTTAGTTTTTAATAATATGATAGATTCAATTATAAAAAAATCTGCCAATGATGACTAA
- the rraA gene encoding ribonuclease E activity regulator RraA, with protein sequence MEFFTADICDEHADKVHVLDNEFKNYGAKDKICGTVVTLKLDRNNSELVKLLRDEDGTGKIVVVDVEEEYYAVVGENLMKFAHNNNFEGIIVNGYIRDTFQIKDIPVALFARGTCPRKYIPVTQGQRNIELSFCGVQFNDGDYIYADTDGIILSKEKIV encoded by the coding sequence ATGGAATTTTTTACTGCTGATATTTGTGATGAACATGCCGATAAAGTTCATGTATTAGACAACGAATTTAAAAATTATGGGGCAAAAGATAAAATTTGTGGAACTGTAGTAACTTTAAAGCTTGATAGAAATAATAGTGAATTGGTTAAATTATTAAGAGATGAAGATGGAACAGGAAAAATTGTAGTGGTTGATGTTGAAGAGGAATATTATGCCGTTGTGGGTGAAAATTTAATGAAGTTTGCACACAATAATAATTTTGAGGGTATTATTGTAAATGGTTATATAAGAGACACTTTTCAAATAAAAGATATCCCTGTTGCACTTTTTGCTAGGGGAACTTGTCCAAGAAAGTATATCCCTGTTACTCAAGGTCAAAGAAATATTGAATTGTCTTTTTGTGGTGTTCAGTTTAATGATGGTGATTATATTTATGCTGATACAGATGGTATCATCCTTTCAAAAGAAAAAATTGTTTAA